The genomic window CCTCCTTAAGAGAGAGGAGCTGTGGGAAAAGCTGGGTTCCATCGGGGAGGATAGGGATTTCATGTACCATTGACGGCAGGTCCCGGCAGGGCTTCACAGAGAGGTGGGGTTCTGGCCACTGGGGTTTGGGCCACACCCAGGGAGCTGCTGGGAGGTTCCAGAAACCAAGGTGCAGCCAACCTGATCCAGGAACACCTGTGCCACCCACACCAATGAACGTTTTCGGGCACCAGAGTACCTATACCCTCCTTAAACCCTCCGGACCCCTGCTCTGCTAGGAAGATAGGAAGTTTGGGTGGTGGCTTGTGGGGGCGAGGGATAATGGGCAAGGGGATGCCACGAGAAGGGAGGCCGCTGTAATAAGGTTTGCGGTTTGGAGGCAGGTGGGCTCTTCTGAGCGACTCACTTTTCTTCTTAGAGCCTTGATTTTCTCACCGACAAAATGGAATTAGGAGTATTACAAGGCCAACACGTTTCAGAGGACTGTCATGAATAAACAGAGAACCAGTGAACTTTCCAAGCTGTCAAGGTCAAGTGTTGCTTGTTTCCAAGACCAGTTGCCCTGGGAATTTTCAACGTGAAGTCCATGGAGCCCTCATTGGAGGAATTTTGTGAACTACTTGAAATCATGTGTAAAAATGCACATGGCGGGGCATCTCTCCTGGGTGAGGAGCCATAGTTCTCAGCAGCTTTCAGCAGGTCTGGGACCCACACGCGGCTTAGGTCTGTCCcgttgtgtttcttttttttttttaagattttatttatttctttgacagagagagagatcacaagcaggcagagaggcaggcagagagagaggaggaagcaggctccccgctgagcagccagcccaatgcggggctcgatcccaggaccctgagatcatgacctgagccgaaggcagcggcttaatccactgagccacccaggcgccccgccctgtTGTGTTTCTGATGAGTTAGTGGAGACCCGTGGTAGCATAGCTTGTCAGACACATAGCTTGTCAGGCCCTAGTCCCCCACCCTCCAGAAGATCGCAGCCAGAGGCAGAGCCCCAAGTCCTACAGGGAATTAGGGCCCCTGTCCTCTGTGTTACCAGGATGAGGGCCTCCAGTGGAAGGGCAGGAGAAGGACGAAACTCCAGGCTAGGGGAGGCCTGGGAGGCCCCTCCTGGAAGCACGAGCTGCTGAATAAGTGAGTCATCCTCCTGTCTCCCCAGCATCCTACCCCGCCCCCGCCACCACACCACAGAAGACTCAAAGGAGGAAACACAGCTCTTTCTGACACTGTCAGAGATAAACACTCTGGTTCTCAGCTTCGTCTTCTGAAAAAGTTGGAGACACCATGTCAAAGCTTTAAGAAAAACTGTGAAAGGCTCCACACAAATGTAAGGGAGTCATCTGccaaaaatgcaaatttattgagcaactactaaCTGCCAGACACTTTTGGATGCTTTGACAAAATGGGCATAAATGTTACCGCTTCAAGAGGCCCGCCCTGACCACCAGATTAAGGGTAAATccactcctctcccccaccctccggTTATTCTCACACTCCCTGTGCCTTTCCTTCCCACCACTTATTATACTGTGTGATGTTTCTGGGTGTTGTTTTTatcccctctctcctccatgaGACTGGCCATGAGGAGGAGTCATGCGTAtccatgctgagcacagtgcCCACCGCCCAGCAGTCCCTCGAATACTTGTTAATGAACGTGTGACTGTCTCTGATCTTCATAGCAGCCTTGTTAGGGAGGCATTATTATCATGCCCAtcatacagaagaagaaactgaggttcagagagtcAAAGAGACTTGCTGAAGGATACACTTTGTTGCCACCACACTTtagctctgctcctcccccttgaAGGCTTTAAAGAACGACAGGCTTAAGGGTCAGAAGAGAAAGTGTGACCCCAGCAAAATGACTCACGGGTTCAGTCACCACCCTGTGCTCAGCCTTCCCCAGCTGAGCTCTTCCAATCTCTATCACACCCAAGTAGCTCCAAGTCATCAATCCACAGCCATGGAGCTGAGGCCAGTCCGAACTGGCCTGTTTATTTCCCAAGTCAAGTGACAGCCAGTCCTTGCCCGCTCTCTGGGGCAATATACAGCTGGGAGTCCCGTCCCACTCCTCAAACCTGACATAGCAGATAAATTAGGGAAGTCTTTTATAAAAATTGTACAgggaaaatacatacatatttataggGCCAGTGCTGGTTGGGGTGGAGTTCACTTCTTGAACACAGGGAACCAAATCCTGCCCCATTAGGGTGCCTGCACTCTCTTTCCCTGAACTAGTTCCCCTGCTGTCCCCACAACCTGGTACCTGGCTGGTTAGCTCAAGTCATAAAGGTCCAACAGCTTGCCCCCCAAGGGCACTGCTTCCTGGCTGCCCCCTCCAGCCGCTCCCGTGGTGAGTcactccctgcccttcctccttacAGGGGTGGCCTGCCTTGGCCTGGCCCCAGGAATTCCACCTCcggaggggaaagggaaggcagaCCGAGGAATACTGTTTCCTGATATGTATGGGAGATATACGTCCTCCAAACCAGGACTACTTCGGAAAGTAGATGGGGGTCTAATTCACAGGCAAAGAGGCATAAACCCACACTGCCCAGGCAAAAGACAAATGGTCACCCCACTGGCAGGTCTCCCCTGCTCTGAACTGGCCCTGTCCTACCACTCTAGACTTTCTAAAACGCACTCCCGGTCAGCAGCAAACACCTCTCAGATCCCAGTGCCCATCTCTGCGGCTTCCCACTCTGTATCTCCCAGCATCTTTACTACGCATTTTAAAGCCTCCCTAATACTGGGGACCTGTAGTGTTGGGATTGGGAAGGGTGGCTGGTTGGGATGCCCTCACCAACTCCCAAATGGGTTCTGGCTGTATTAGGCCTTTGGTGTCAAGCCCCCAGGCCTTCTGGCTCCTTGGGCCCAATCCCCCAAATCATGGCTGCCTGGGTCTGAGTAGTAAAACAAGATTTGCTCCTCTATCTCCCATCCCATACTTGCCAGGTCTTCTCTCCCTAGGGTTCCCCACAGCTGAGGTAGCTAAGGGCCAGGGCCAGTGAACCATTGACCCTCCTTATCCCCGCCCTTGGCCAATGCAAAGAACTCTATTCCAGTACCTTCTCCACACCTTGTCCATGCCTATACCTGGTCCCACCCCAATGTGGCTTCTATGCTAGGAACCCCAGGAATCAGCTCTTGGGGTGGCAAATGGTAGATTGAGATCAACCCGTAGTTCCCTGCACCCCTAGCCAGATGGAGCTGGGTCTCAGCCCTTCGGGAGCGCCAGACAGCCAATTACAGCCACCGAGAGGGCCGCAGTGAGTGCCCGACCTCTTGCTTTTTGAACTGGCTCGGAAGGCCTGCTCGTCAAACCGCTTTAAGTCAGTCTTGCTAAAGCCAACAGTACCAGGTAGGGGAAACTCAGGCTCCAGGCCCTTAAAGGcgcctcctctcctccctccttttccctcccctccccgcgcGCACAAGCCACACCAGTGCTTCAGGAACCAGAGGCCCACTCTTGACCTTTCCCCTGCTTCTCACTCGACATGTGTGTTTGGGTAACAAAGACTCCTCCATGTTTAAGTCTACATGCCCGTTTAAGTGGACGCCTAAAGCCTGccacatccctcccacccccacaaaaATAAGTGCCCAGATCCGACCCCTCGGAGTAGAGCTGAGAACACCTGGGACTCAGGACGGGGCTTGCCGGTGGTTCCCCGAGTAGGCATAGGAGATGGGATGGCGGGTCCCAGGCCTCACGGTGAATGTGTTGATGGGGCTTCCATAGTGGGGAGTGCTGTGGGGAGACCTGGaatgggggagcaggagagagggaggttAATATTTGCAACTAGTTAACCAACACCCCTCCCATCTGCCTCAGGGCGCAAGAGGAAAAGACACCTCCGAGCTGTGGTATCTGCCCACACAAGCCCCTGAGACAGGGTGGGACTGGGACCACCAGCACTGATTCAACAGACACTGGGCTCCTCCTCCCAGCTAGGTTTGGTTGACCACAGAATACTCCCTGATACCCTTCTGTTCAGAACTCTTCACTCCTACCCTGGGTCTGGATCCTCTGTGTCATTGAGAAATCCCCATAGGCAAGGGCCACTCAGGTCTCCCCCGCCACACCACTCTTAGCCCCAATCCCTGAGTCTCTAGAGAGTGGGAAAGAGGAGATAGAAGAAGGGGAGCTGGTGGGGAAAAGcaggagggtagggagagagaaaacaagggaGATGGTGGGAAGTAAGTTAGGTCAGGCAACCACTAACAGCGCTCTTTCCAAGTTAAGCGCGCCTCGCGTGCCTTTCTCTGCCCAGAGAGCCAGAGGAGAGCAAGCCCAGTGTGCCCCGACCCCCGATGGTGGCCCCGGCCTGCTGGGCTCCTCTGGGGCCCAAGGGCAGGGCCCCCACTCACCTGGGTCCCCACCCAGGGCTGCGTTTCTCGCACCGCCCCCAGCTCACCTGCTGGTCGCGGGGGCAAAGCCGTAGTCGCCTCCGGGTGTCTTGAACTTGGCCTCCCCGCGGGCTGCGCCCTCCATGGACAGCCTTCGAGCGTGCAGGCCTCCGGGGAGCGCGCGGCCCGCCGAGTTGACGCGCCGCATTTCCGGGCCTCCCGGTGGCGGCCCGAAGCAGTTTGGGGAGCTGAGGCTGCGGCCGGTGCCGCCGTGGGGCTGCCCGGGGCTGCGGTGGGGCTCCCCGACATACAGACGCTTCTTGATGAGCGACCGGCCCCCGCCGGAGAAGCGCTCCAGGCCCTCGGCCCCGGCGTGGTGCGCGCCGGCGGGAAAGCGCGAGAAGCCGCGAGGCGCTGAGGGCTGCCCCAAGTTTGAGAAATTGTTccggggaggggatccccggcGCCCCAGATACTGGAAGGCCGGGGCGGGAGGCTCAGGGTCGTTGCTGAACTCTGGCGGTGGCGGGATGACCTCAAAGTGGAACTCCCCCAcctcgtcgtcgtcgtcgtcgtccttgcaggaaggggaaggaggggaggagaaggattTAGGCAGCACGCGGCCCTGGGGGAGGTTGGAGGATGCTGGTCTTTCCCAGGCCACTGGGGCGTGGGGCTCTGCCTTTGTCCCATTGTGCCTGAGGCTTGGCGCTGTGCCCTCCGGGTCTCGGCGGGGCTGGGGCTTCCACTGACTGGGTATGGTGGCCTGTGCCAGTGAGGCCAGCTGAGTGTCCTTCTCAGCCTCCTTGGGCAACTTGGGGACCACAGTGAAGGAGTTGGGCCGGCCCTCGTTGTGGAAGATGCTGTCAGAGCCTGCTTGGGGCTGGCTGCTGTGGCCCCGGAGGCTCCCAGGCAGGGAGGACCTGCTCAGGGCCAGCCCTCCCGGCCTCCCCTTCTGGGCCCTCTGCCTGGCAGCAAGGAGCAGAGCCATTGGGGAGCCTGGCTGCACCACCTCCCCGGTTACCGGATGCCTGAGGAGTTCATCGACAGGCTGGGCTGAGGTGGGGGGCTTGGCTGGCTGTCCCTGGGGCTCCTTCTCCTCAGGCTCCCCTGACCTGTGGGCTGAACCTGTGGCCAGTGGTGCCATCCCCATGGCAACCTCATGGCTGGGGCTTTTCTGGGTGGGATGGAGCTTGTAGAGGAATGTCGTCTCTTCCCCGCCAGAGGCTCTCTTTGGTGGGAAGGCTGGAGCTGAGAGGGCTCCCGGGGTAGGAGGCTTACTGGGCTCTGTGGGGCGCCCTTCTGCCTCTAGCTGGCCGGGCACTGTAAGTTCTCGAGGTCTGGgcttctcccactgcccagcTGGGACAAGGTTCTCTGTCGACTGGGGAGATGTGGTGGGCACAGGTGGGGCCGCAGATGGTATggcagccccgggcccgggcttggGTGGTAGGGCTGGCCCAGGCGTGGCGTTGGTGGGCGTGGCCTTGGGTGATGTGGCTGGCCCAGGCATGGCCTTGGGTGGTGTGGCTGGCCCAGGTGTGGCCGGCCCAGGCGTGGCCTTGGGTGATGTGGCTGGCCCAGGCGTGGTCTTGGGTGATGTGGCTGGCCCAGGCGTGGTCTTGGGTGATGTGGCTGGCCCAGGCGTGGTCTTGGGTGGTGTGGCTGGCCCAGGTGTGGCCTTGGGTGGTGTGGCTGGCCCAGGCGTGGCCTTGGACTGAAGTGGTGTGGTTGGCAGAGGGGTGGTGGATAGAGGGGGTAGATTCTTGGCCACGGGCTTAGAGAAGTTGCCATTAGTCCCCCTGTTTTCAAAACTTCTTCCCCCTTCTAGCTGAGGCTTGGGAGGCACAGACCCTATGCTGGGCTTGGCTTCCTTCTCCGCTGAGGAGGAAAAGCGGGCCTCCAGCTCGTTGCAGATCTGCCGGACACTGGGAGCGGGGGACTCTTGGGGGGTGTAGTCCACGGGAGGGAGGGTGAGGCTGGTGGCAGCCCCCTTGACAGGCAGGCTGCAGGGACTCTTCTCAGGGACACTCGGGAAGATCTCCTTCTCTGGCGGGCTGGGGCCCTTCTTGCCCTCCTTTTCCTGGGAGGCCACCACCGTGGGGCCAGCCCAGTGACTGAGGACTCGGTCCTCCCTCTTGGAGCCGCAGAGATAGGCTGCCAGCTCGCTCCGCAGCTTTTCCATCTGGCTGGGGTCCCTCCAGTCCACAGGCGCTGAAGAGGCTGCGTCCTCTGGGCTGGGGGGATTCAGTTTGGGTTTGGGAGCAGGGGAGCTGGTTGGGCGGCTTTTCCCAAACCCGGAAGGCTGAGGCACCGCCTTCTCAGCGGAAGGTAAAGGAGGGGCAGCTGGGGGGAGTGGTGGTGCAGGGGGAGGTTGTGGGGGTgcgggagagggcaggggaggggctggtggcAGAGTCTCAGCCCGTTCCTTAGTCCAGGACTGGGCCTGGCCCAGTCCGGGGCTGGCTGGTGCTGCAGTCCTGAGCTCCCCTGAGTGGTCTGGCTCAGGGGTCCGGTCTGCGTAGACCTGGGACGCGGGACGGATGTGGAAGCTGGGAGGCAGTGGGAGTCGGTGGGGGGCTTTCTTGGTGGCCCCTTCCTCTACAGGAGTCGCCTGTGCTTCCTGAGCTGGGATGGATGAAGTCCtgactggggttgggggaggcacCTTGAATGAGCGCGGGAAAGTGAGGTGGGGGTCTGGCTTGGGCCCCAGAAGGCTCCCCTTTGGCTCAGCTGGGCTCTGGGGGGGGCTGGTTCTGGGGGTCTCTGGCTGCCTTCCATTCAGCGCTACCTCCGATTTCCACTTGGTGACACCCCCAGGGGCAAAGAGGCGAGGCCCCGTTGTGTGAGGAGATGCTGGGGGTGCTGGGGctggcagagggggtgggggtggggccagagAGGCCAATGGTGGGGCCGGAGGAATGAAGTCCGGAGGGGTGGGTGTGGATGgagaggaaagggtggagagaggggCTGAGGCCCCCagtactgggggtgggggtggggccgtgctgggtgggggtgggggttccaGCAGCAGGGGAGGCGGCGGGGGCGCcatggaaggtgggggtgggggggactccTCTCGAGGTTGCAAAGCGTCTGTGggtggccctggggctgggcctgggggaggtggggggatgagtGGGTCCTGCCCATAGTGCCCAGGCCTCAGGTCACCCACAGAGCTGTACAGTCGGAGGTTGCCGTTGACTAGTGAGCTGGTACctgaaagaaggagaagcaaagaAAAGCAAGGCAATGAAGCCAACCAGCCTTGCCCATCTCTTCAGGGTGGCACCCAAGAGAGTAACCGGCCGGCTTCATGTCTTTCCTCCTGCACACCAGGTGGGGGAGCAGCAATGTCTCCAGTCCCCTGAGCTGTCCTGGGGGTGAGCTCTCCTTTCTAGGGAGGGGCCCCTGCATGTCCTGGCCACTGCGCCTGGAGCCCAGACTCTGTAGTCCCtgtctgctgcactctctctgccCTGCTGTGTGCGGGGACTCCCTTATCCTCTGGCTACAGTTGGGTTGAGCCGATGGGAGCTACTGGCAGAGGCCAGGCTCCCTTCTTGACGGGCCAGAGTCCACAGGGGCTGCTTTTCTGCCAGGTTAGCCCCTGTCCCACAGCTCAGAGAGAGGAGTAGCTCCCCGCTGCTCCTTCGGCCTCTGGGGCGTCACCAACCACTTCAGTCCCCGCACCCTGCTCACACCCTTGTATGTCATGCCATTCCTCTATTAAACGCCGTGGTTATCCCCTTTGAGTTGCCATCTGTGTCCCACGGGGCCTTGGCTGATACAAAGCCAGAGAggccagggttcaaatcccagctctagcACTTACTCaggtgtgtgaccttggacatacTAGTTAACCTTGCTGAGCCTCtgtttcatcatctataaaatgtgcaTGATGCCAATGCT from Meles meles chromosome 5, mMelMel3.1 paternal haplotype, whole genome shotgun sequence includes these protein-coding regions:
- the C5H6orf132 gene encoding uncharacterized protein C6orf132 homolog — its product is MKKNQTVQGTFSKLFGKKHANPPSTSLYATNPPWIFTQEAPEEGSRDFGAIYYGDNRFDSVSESGTATLKARPRVRPLLTFLPLNAQENHGLAVPTPSVPGEFADKEVTGTSSLVNGNLRLYSSVGDLRPGHYGQDPLIPPPPPGPAPGPPTDALQPREESPPPPPSMAPPPPPLLLEPPPPPSTAPPPPPVLGASAPLSTLSSPSTPTPPDFIPPAPPLASLAPPPPPLPAPAPPASPHTTGPRLFAPGGVTKWKSEVALNGRQPETPRTSPPQSPAEPKGSLLGPKPDPHLTFPRSFKVPPPTPVRTSSIPAQEAQATPVEEGATKKAPHRLPLPPSFHIRPASQVYADRTPEPDHSGELRTAAPASPGLGQAQSWTKERAETLPPAPPLPSPAPPQPPPAPPLPPAAPPLPSAEKAVPQPSGFGKSRPTSSPAPKPKLNPPSPEDAASSAPVDWRDPSQMEKLRSELAAYLCGSKREDRVLSHWAGPTVVASQEKEGKKGPSPPEKEIFPSVPEKSPCSLPVKGAATSLTLPPVDYTPQESPAPSVRQICNELEARFSSSAEKEAKPSIGSVPPKPQLEGGRSFENRGTNGNFSKPVAKNLPPLSTTPLPTTPLQSKATPGPATPPKATPGPATPPKTTPGPATSPKTTPGPATSPKTTPGPATSPKATPGPATPGPATPPKAMPGPATSPKATPTNATPGPALPPKPGPGAAIPSAAPPVPTTSPQSTENLVPAGQWEKPRPRELTVPGQLEAEGRPTEPSKPPTPGALSAPAFPPKRASGGEETTFLYKLHPTQKSPSHEVAMGMAPLATGSAHRSGEPEEKEPQGQPAKPPTSAQPVDELLRHPVTGEVVQPGSPMALLLAARQRAQKGRPGGLALSRSSLPGSLRGHSSQPQAGSDSIFHNEGRPNSFTVVPKLPKEAEKDTQLASLAQATIPSQWKPQPRRDPEGTAPSLRHNGTKAEPHAPVAWERPASSNLPQGRVLPKSFSSPPSPSCKDDDDDDEVGEFHFEVIPPPPEFSNDPEPPAPAFQYLGRRGSPPRNNFSNLGQPSAPRGFSRFPAGAHHAGAEGLERFSGGGRSLIKKRLYVGEPHRSPGQPHGGTGRSLSSPNCFGPPPGGPEMRRVNSAGRALPGGLHARRLSMEGAARGEAKFKTPGGDYGFAPATSRSPHSTPHYGSPINTFTVRPGTRHPISYAYSGNHRQAPS